GGCCAGATCTCATTCTGTGACCGTTGGTCCGTCAGTTACATTTTGTCATCAATGATCGTAATAAATGCGTAACGTCTCTCTGGGTGAATGACAATCTTTGTATAATGACGACCATAAATTTCTAGTTCATCAGCTGCCCCCTTGTTCGTTATCTCATCTTTTAGacaagataagaacaaattcgTTGACGCTTCGTATTCCGTGTGCTGCGCATTTATGACGATTTGATGTCTGGGTGGTTGGGCGCCATGTGTACGGCTAGGTTGTGTTTGACGTGCTAATAGGTCTTGGTTTTCCCACGTGAGTTTTGGCCACTTGTTTTGcgtttttcccttctctttcctttcttctgTATTTTTCCTTATTCAGCTCTCTGTTCTGCGTTTCCTGGTAAGTCCTtcgtgcttcttcttcttttcaggttcttccatggtagattaTTCAGCTATTAGAGTGGATTGTCCTTCCATATCCTTCTTTTTTGCTCATTTAGGTAGTTTACTTGAATCTGTAAAGGGGGAGCGTCTTGAGGGATCAGTTCCTCGTAGGGAAGGACTATTCATATACTTCTATCTTTTCTTCCTTGTTTCCTTTAGTTTCCCATTCTACTGAGATAGCTAGGTTGTTGAGGATGTCCGAGGTAAGGTCAAGTGACCTGGAGACGGGGTTATCCTCGTCTGATGATCGTGTGGGCTTGAAGGCCACTTCTGTTTCTACCCCCTATAAGGCCTGGAACATCTCGTGTTCTCTCTTTGAAAAGGACGAGAAGTAGATCAAGGATAGATTTTAGTTCCCTAATTCTGTAAAAATTAGGATCTTAAGTGACGAAGAAAGAGCTTGTCACTCGTATGCTGATGAGGTTTGTTTCTACAAGGCCGATTTTACTAGTGGCCTTTGTTTCCATGTTTATCCCTTTGTTAGGGAACTTTTTTCCTATTTGCATCTTTCTTGGTGCAGTTGGTGCCTAACTCTTGCCGAATCCTTGTTTCTTGCATGGTGGTATGGATGTCTGCCAATGAGGGTGATGTCATTAGGAGGGACGAATTCCTCCATTTTTATCGTTTGAGGAAGTCTGAGGACCCCGACTATTATGAGTTTAAGACGTGGAATAGGGCTTCTAGGTTATTCCTTGATTACCCCTTGTCTCTCTGAAACTGGAGgccaaatttctttttatctttggAAGTGGTTGGGAGTTCGTCCCTGGTGAGGATTTAGATGAAACCCCCAAGTTTTTCCGTAGTTGAGGAGTTCCTGTGTCTGGTGCGTCTTCCTCGtctttttagttgtttttccctttttctaggaGTGACGATGATAGGTGACTTACTCGTATTCTTGTCTTGCAGTTGCCTAGCATCCTCGTCTAAAGAAGAGGTACCAGCTTCGTGTTGAAAAAGTAAGGGAATATTTTGGAGACCGTTAAGGATTTTGACGAGCTTGTCTCTCCtcaatctttatttcttcaaTTCTTGGGCCCGAAACCGTCTACTAAGGTTCAAAAAGACTTGGAAGTTCTGAAAAAGAGTAagtgcttcttttctttttgtcttattctttcctctctctttttgacCTTTTCTTCGTCCTTTCAGGAATGACGACAAGGTTTAGTAAGCAGAAATTAGCCAAAGTTGAAGAGAAGAAGGCCAAGGGCGGAACCTTCAGTGGCCTTTTGCCCAAGAAGAAAGCTGGTGGTGTCGTTAAGAAAGATCCTACGAAAACACCTCCTCTCGCCAAGCGCCCTGCCTTTCCCACTTCATCACTGGAAATGATTGCCTCTGGTGTAGAGGAGATTAGAAAGAAGAATAAATCTGGTGATAAATATTTCCTTCCTACCTTCTGAGACGATGCTGATGTGGCAGCTTTGAAGGCCCATGAGGCACTTTTTATGGACGATCTGAGTCCTCTGATGGCAAAGTCATCTAGCGAGGTGATGTCGTCTCACATTCAGAAGCTTGTGTAGGCAGGCGTTGTAGGCCGcctttacttcttcttttcctttgttttatttCTGCTAAGGGAGGTTCTTTGTAGGCTTTGGGGGAGTCTCTGTTCGTCTCTGGGAAGTTCTTAAACTTGGAAGAGAAGGTGGCTACGTCCAAGCCTTTGATTAAGTCTTTATCCGCTGAGAATGAGACGTTTAAGAATAAGGTTGCCATCCTCCCTACTGAAGCTGGGAATGACAAGGAGTGTGTGGCAACCTTGGAGAAAAGCCTACAAATGGAAAAGGACTTCTGCAAGCTGAAGGGCAATCGGATTGGTGACCTAGAGCTGAAGCTACAGAATGTTGGGCCACGGTGGTATCAGATTTTAAAGATTCTAACGAGTACTCTGATGAATTATGCAAGTACTATGTGGAGGGCTTTGATCTTCTCGTGAAGTGGGTGGCAAAGCATCACCTTGGCTTGGATCTTTCTGGCTTAGCTGTTGAGGACGTTGAAAAAGAGCTTATGTCTGATCGTCCTTCTGAGGCTATAGCGGAGAATGTGATAGAGGAAGCCACAGATTTTGCTGAAGGAATGAAGTAGGCCACTGTTGTAACCCCTGCAAACCCTGTCCCTGATGAGcagtaatctttttttttctactttttttttctttgcaaggCAAGAACAATATTTCTCTTTCGGGCCCGTTGTTTTGGGCAACTAAACAACTCCTTTGACGATGATAGATAGGTTTATGGATTTCTAGCTTTTAGTTGTAGTAAACAACTCTTTTATGCTTGGACAACCCTTTACGACAATGTTAGTTGTGTTGAGACAACTTTTATGTTTAGCCTGCATTTGAGCAGCTTTTTATCTTCAGTCACGGTGggatgatttaaaaaaaaatttatttattgagtcaTATTTGACTAGCTTAGCGACGATCTttggttgtgtttgaacaacttagtgtTTTTAACTGTGTCTGAATAGCTTTTATtaagtcatgtttgaatgacgaccTTAGTTGTATTCTTTAGCTATGTTTGAACAGCTTTACATTGAGTCATGTTTAAATGGAGATCTTAgttgtgtttaaacaacttagtatttttagctgtgtttaaacagctttttattgagtcatattTGAATGACAATGTTAAttatgtttgaacaacttagtatttttggctgtgtttgaacagcttttCATTGAGTCGTGTTTGAATGATGATGTTAGTTgcgtttgaacaacttagtatttttagttgtgtttgaacaacttttcATTGAGTTGGGTTTGAAGGACGATGTTAGTTGTGGTataacaacttattatttttagctgtgtttgaacaacttttcattgagtcatgtttgaatgatgaTGTTaattgtgtttgaacaactttgtactttagctgtgtttgaaaaacttttcattgagtcatgtttgaatgacaatGTTAGttatgtttgaacaacttagtatttttatttgtgtttgaacagctttttattgagtcatgtttgaatgacgatatTGCACTCTACTCGTGACTTAGGGTCGTGGTATTGGAGCGTCTTTTAGGTtaaccattttttgttttgtcttgaaTGACGATTATGTTGGTTGTGTTTAAACAACTCTGATTTAGTCAACTTTGGTAGTTGTGTATGAACAACTTCAATGGCTATGATGCCGTTAGTTGTGTGCGAATAGCTTTTAATTTGAAAGTTTAATGATGGAGATCCTTGAGATGTCTCCCAAGGACGACTCCTAAGCGTTGCACACGTTTTGATAGTGATAGATCATGGATAATCATTGTTAAATACGTATTGACAAGTCATGGATAATCATTGATAAATACGCATGGATAATGTTTTCATGTATTATTGGTCTTATGAATGACAAAAGTAATggttgtcatacatactgataTGAAGATTATGCAACTTGAAAATGTAAAGCATCCCTTATTAGTAGTATTTCTTCAAAtgttctatgttccaaggtCAAAGCAATTCTTGGCCGTCTAGAGACCTCAGGTAGTAAGAGCCTTCTCTGGAATGATGGATTACTTCGTAGGAGCCTTCCTAGGCTGGTCCCAGTTTTCCTTGAGATGAGTCCATTGTTCCCTGTGACACCTTCCTAAGGACGAGGTCTCTTGTGTTGAACCTTCTTACCCTGACCTTTCTGTTGTAGTACCTAGCCATTGCTTCTTTGTGTTTGGCCATTCGCTTCATAGCttcttctttgacttcatcGATTAGGTTCAGATTGCTATTACGCTCCTGCTGATTCTTCTGGTCTTCATATGTTTTAACTCTGAAGCTTGTCAGTCCTACTTCCACTGGTATGATGGCCTCAGTGCCAAATGTCAGTCTAAATGGTGTTTCTTCTATTGGGACTCTTATGGTCATCCTATATGCTCAAATGATGTTTTGTAGCTCTTCAGGCCATGCCctctttgccccctcaagcctagttttgataattttgagcaaGCTTCTGTTAGTCACTTCTGTCTGGCCGTTGGCCTGAGGGTGTCTTGGAGAaaagtagtgattcttgattcttaagtcttggcaaaatttttgaaacttgggGTTGTCAAACTGCTTTCCATTGTCTGATATTATGATGTGTGGGACTCCAAACCTGcagatgatgtttttccatacaaaGCTTGTGACTTTAGCCTCTGTTATCGTCGTCACTAGCtctgcttctacccattttgtgaaaTAGTCAATTGCAACGATCAGGAACTTGAGTTGCTTCTTCCCTAGAGGGAAGGGACCTATGATATCAATTCTTCATTGGGCGAAGGGCCATGGTGAGGATATGGGTATCATCGTCTCTCCTAGTCTCGTCTGGACATTTGCGAAGCGTTGACACTTGTCGTATGCTCTGACGATGTTGTATACGTCTTTCTATAAGGTTGGCCAGTAATATCCTGCTCTGAGCGCCTTTCTTGCTAAGGATCTTGCCCTAGTGTGATTTCCACAGATTCCCTCGTGTATCTTGCGGAGCACAAAATCTGCTTCTTCAGAACTGGCGCATCTTAGATATGGGAGTGAATATCCTCGTCTGTAGAGCACGTCGTCAATAATGATAAAGCAAGCTGCTCTGATCTGTATCTTCCTTGCTTCCATTTTATCTTCAGGGAGCCATCCCTCTTTCAAATAATGGATGATAGGAGTCATTCACTCATCTTGTTCTTTTATCTTCAAAACTTGCACACCTTCTATGCTTGGCTTCCCCTTATCTCTACACATAATTCAGAGGTTGCATTGTAGTCATTTGACGAGGCCAATCTTGCTAGTAAATCAGCTTTTGCATTTTTGGTTCGTGGGATTTGCACAAAGTTTAGGCTGTCAAAGTGTTGTGAGAGTTGTTGGACGATCTTCAAGTACTTTTGCATCCTTTCTTCTTTGGCTTCGTAATCTCTCTTCACTTGTCCAATTATTAGCTGAGAATCAGCTTGGATGATAAGATTTTTTGCTTTTAGAGCTTTTGCTAGGCTTAACCTTGTTAGCAATGCTTTGTATTCTGCCTCGTTATTCGTTGCTGAGAACTGTAATCTGACAGTATACTTCGATATTTCTTTTTCTGGAGATATGAGCACTACTCCTGCATCTCCTACTTTCCTCGTTGTAGACCCATTTGTTTGGACCGTCTATGTTTCCATAGGAGGTTCTTCTTCCTTATACGGGTAATTGAACTCTGTAATAAAGTATGTTAGCACCTAGGCTTTAATTGCTGCTCGAGGCCGATATTTAATGTCGAATTAGTCCAACTCAATTGCTCATTGGATTAGTCGTCCTGCTACATCCATCTTGTTCATCATCTTTCTTATGGGCTGATCTGTCATGACGACAATGGGGTGTTCTTGGAAATAAGGACGGAGCTTTCTAAAGGCGACCAACAACGCGAAAGCTATCTTTTCCATCCTTAGGTAACTCGCCTCAGCACCCTGAAATGCTTGGATGGTGTAATAGACGGGCTTTTATACGTTCCCTTCTTCTTTGATCAGTGTCGAACTTACCGCAGTATTGGATACTTCCAAGTAGAGGTACAACTTCTCTCCCATCACCGAGGGGCTTAGTAGAGGTCGCTTCATCAAGTACTCCTTTAACTTGGTAAGGGCTTCCTCGCATTCGTCAGTCCACCGAAAAGCTTTTTTAAATACCTTGAAGAATGGCATGCACTTGTCCATTGCCATAGAGATGAATCTGTTTAAGGCTGTAACCTTCCCTACTAGGATATGCACCTCCTTCACTGTCTTTGGTGATTTGACCTTGATTATTGCTTTTACTCTGTCTGGATTTGCCTCTATACCTTGTTGGGATACCATGAATTCTAAGAATTTTCTTGAAGCAACAGCAAAAAACACACTTTGCAAggtttaatttcatattgtacTTACGTAGTGTGCTAAAGGTTTCTTTGAGATCATCTAAGTAGTTGGCTTCGTCCttgctttttaccaacatatcgtCTACGTACACCTCCACATTCCTTCCAATTTGATGAGAGTACATGCGTTTCACCAACCTTTGGTTGGTGGCTCTTACTTTCTTTAGTCCAAAGGGCATAACTTTGTAGCAGTACAACCCTTGGCTGGTAACaaatgaggtcttctcttgatcgTCTTCGTACATGAGAATCTGGTTGTATCTAGAAAATGGATCCATGAAACTCAAGAGCTTGTGTCCAACAATCGagtctaccagttgatcaatccttGGCAAGGGGAAGCTatcctttgggcaagccttattcaagtctgtgaagtcgatgcacatcctccacttgccaTTGCTCTTCTTTACCATAACCACGTTTGCAAGCCAATCTAGATAGAAGACTTCCTTAATGAAATCAGCTTCTAGTAGTTTCTCTACTTCTTCAGTTATAGCTTTGTTGCGTTCTAGTGCAAACACTCTCCGCTTCTGCTGTACAGGTTTGTATTCCGAGTTGACGTTAAGACGATGCTGTATGATATTCCTATCAATCCCAGGCATATCTTCGTGtttccaagcaaaaaaaattttggtttgccCTTAAGAAGGAGATCACTTCTCTTTTTCAAGGGCTGGAAGTGCCGTTCTGATCTTCAATATCTTTGTCGAGCCTCCTGGGACGATCTCCACTTCTTGTGGTGTTTCTGACAGTTCAGGAATGGGCTCTAGTTCGTTAATCACCCATGGGTTGTTGGAAACTTCACTTTCAAGTAATATGTTAAAGTTGCTGCTCATAGACTGTTGAGTGCAGGTCTTCCCAAGATGATGTTGTATGTTGAAGGACAATCAACTATAAGGAAATCAATTTCCTTGGTAACCTGTGTCGGATAAATTCTTGCAATCACAGTTAGAGTAACGATGCCTCTAGGGAGGATCCTATCCCTCGTGAAGCTTACCAGAGGCAAGGTGAAAGGCCTGATCTTTTTCTTATCCAGCTTCATTTGCTGAAATACGGGCAAGTAGATGATATCTGCTGAGCTTCCATTGTCAATGAGCACCCGGTGGATGTTGAACTCTTCTACTTAGAGCATGATTACAAGTGGATCGTTATGGGGTTTCCTAATGCCATGACCATCTCTCTCTAAGAAGACAATATCAAGTTTGTCATTCCTTGGCATCTTCATTGGAGGGAGCCGTGAATGGATGTTGTTTATCTCTTTTCCCTATGCATTT
This genomic stretch from Castanea sativa cultivar Marrone di Chiusa Pesio chromosome 1, ASM4071231v1 harbors:
- the LOC142630155 gene encoding uncharacterized protein LOC142630155, with protein sequence MTIRVPIEETPFRLTFGTEAIIPVEVGLTSFRVKTYEDQKNQQERNSNLNLIDEVKEEAMKRMAKHKEAMARYYNRKVRVRRFNTRDLVLRKVSQGTMDSSQGKLGPA